A single genomic interval of Alteromonas sp. BL110 harbors:
- a CDS encoding pilin, with protein sequence MMNMNNKNQKGFTLIELMIVVAIIGILAAIALPAYQNYTQKARFTEVTNATAAAKTAVEICAQTVDDSLATCDGGTNGIPADITASTTGYTTAMVRVSTSNGAIVATASGDSGVTQADGSTPATYTLTPAVAANGNVNWTATCNPTTLC encoded by the coding sequence ATGATGAACATGAATAACAAAAACCAAAAAGGTTTCACACTAATCGAACTAATGATTGTTGTAGCAATCATCGGTATTCTTGCAGCAATCGCGCTTCCTGCTTATCAAAACTATACGCAGAAAGCTCGTTTCACTGAAGTTACCAATGCGACAGCAGCAGCGAAAACAGCTGTTGAAATCTGTGCTCAAACAGTCGACGATTCACTAGCGACCTGTGATGGTGGTACCAACGGAATCCCAGCAGATATCACCGCGTCAACTACCGGCTACACAACTGCTATGGTAAGAGTTTCGACATCTAACGGAGCTATCGTTGCCACAGCGTCAGGTGATTCTGGTGTAACTCAGGCAGATGGTTCAACTCCTGCAACCTACACATTGACACCAGCAGTAGCTGCAAACGGAAACGTAAATTGGACTGCTACTTGCAACCCTACAACTCTTTGCTAA